The DNA region GTGCTCACCCGCGTCGGCACCCTGGTCACCGACTTCCCGCAGCTGGCCGAGGTCGACCTCAACCCGGTGCTGGCCACCCCGGCGGCGCCACCGCGGTGGACGTCCGGATCCTGGTGGATCCCGAAGCGGCGCGGGAGCCGGTGCGGTTCACCCAGGAGGAGATCCTGGCGTCGATGACCCGGATCATGAAGCCGGCGTCGATCGCCGTCATCGGCGCGTCGGCCGAGGCGGGCAAGATCGGCAACTCGGTGATGAAGAACCTCGTCAACGGCGGGTTCGCGGGGGAGATCCATCCCATCAACCCCAAGGCGGCCGAGATCCTCGACCGCAAGGCCTATCCGAGCATTTCCGACGTTCCGGGCGACGTCGACGTCGCGGTGTTCGCCATCCCCGCGAAGTTCGTCCCCGCCGCGCTGGAGGAGGCGGGCCGCAAAGGGGTGGCCGGGGCGATCCTGATCCCGTCCGGCTTCGGCGAGACCGGGAACATCGAACTCCAGGACCAGGTCGTCGCGATCGCGCGGGAACACGGCGTCCGGATCCTCGGCCCCAACATCTACGGCTACTACTACACGCCGGAGAATCTTTCGGCGACGTTCTGCACGCCGTACGACGTCAAGGGCGGTGTCGCGCTCTCCTCGCAGAGCGGCGGTATCGGGATGGCGATCCTCGGTTTCAGCCGATCGGCGAAAATGGGTGTCTCGTCGATCGTCGGGGTCGGCAACAAGGCCGATATCGACGAGGACGATCTGCTCACCTTCTTCGAAAACGATGAAAACACCGACCTGATCGCCATGCATCTCGAAGATCTGAAAGACGGGCGATCGTTCGCGGAAACGGCGAAACGGGTTTCGGTGCGGAAACCGGTCGTCGTCCTCAAAGCGGGCCGCACTTCCCAGGGCGCGAAAGCGGCGAGCTCGCACACCGGCGCGCTGGCGGGTGACGACAAGGTCTACGACGACATCCTGCGGCAGAGCGGGGTCATCCGGGCACCCGGCCTCAACGATCTTCTCGAATACGCGCGCGGTATCCCCTTGCTGCCGACGCCGAAGGGTGAGAACGTCGTGATCATCACCGGCGCGGGCGGGTCGGGTGTGCTGCTTTCCGACGCCTGTGTGGACAACGGGCTGAATCTGATGGAGATCCCGCCCGATCTCGACGCGTCCTTCCGCGAATTCATCCCGCCGTTCGGCGCCGCGGGCAACCCCGTCGACATCACCGGCGGCGAGCCACCTACCACCTACCGGAACACCATCGCGCTCGGTTTGGCGGACGAGCGAATCCATGCCTTGATCCTCGGCTATTGGCATACTATCGTCACCCCGCCGATGATCTTCGCGGAACTGGTTTCGGAAGTCGTTTCCGAATATCGGGCGAAGGGGATCCACAAGCCCGTCGTCGCCTCGCTGGCAGGCGATGTCGAGGTCGAACAGGCCAGCAGTTTTCTGTACGAGCACGGTGTCGTCGCCTATCCCTACACGACGGAGAAACCGGTGGCCGTGCTCGGTGCGAAGTATCGCTGGGCACGTTCCGCGGGACTGCTCGGCTGATTCCGGCCCCAAACCGACCCAAGGAGAATGACAATGACGTCATCGACCGCGGCTCAACCACCCGGAGCGTACAAGGAAGTAATCGATTCGAACGGCCGGATCTATCGCGTCGGCGAAACCGATCGCGACATCATGGGCCGTCCACGATGGACGATGGTGATCCTGCCCTGGGTCGCCATGATGGCCATCAGTTCGTCGGAATACGCGTTCACGTCGGCGGAGGAGACGCTGTCGGCCGCACACGGCTGGCACGGCGCCACCATCTTCTGGCTGCTCGGGGTCTGGGTGTTCTTCCAGGCGATCGTCGCCTTCCCGGCGGGGAAGATGCGGGAGAACGGGACCTTGCCCGCCAAAGCGGCGATGCTGCTGGGTGCGGTGGGCACCCTGCTGGCGTACCTTTCGCTCGCGTACGCGCCCAGCGAGATCTGGGCGTACCTGGGCTTCGGGTTCTTCGGCGGCGGAGGGGCAGGGCTGGTGTACGCGACCTGCGTCAACATGGTGGGGAAGTGGTACCCGGAGCGCAGGGGTGGGAAGACCGGCTTCGTCAACGGCGGTTTCGCCTACGGTTCGGTGCCTTTCATCTTCCTCTTCACCTCTTATATGGACCTTTCCAACTTCTCGGGCGTCCTGCTCGTGGTCGGCATCTTCCTGGCGGCGGTGGTCGGGGTGAGCGGTTTCTACTTCCAGGACCCGCCGAAGAACTGGTGGCCGGCGCACGTCGACCCGTTGAAGGTGTCCGACGATCCCCGGGTCCGCCGTTCCCTGCAGAAGAATCCGCCGGCGGTGAAGCAGTACACGCCGAAGGAGGCGCTCAGGACCGGCATGCTGCCGCTGATGTGGTTCTGCCTGTTGTGCACGGCCGGGGTGAACATCTTCGGTATCGCGATGCAGGTCCCGTTCGGCAACGAGATGGGTTTCGCGGGCGGGATCGTCGCGCTCGCGATGAGCCTGAAGGCGATCATCAACGGCACCGGCCGCGGGGTGATCGGCTGGATCTCCGACCGCTACGGGCGGCGCCAGACCCTGTTCATGGTCTGCGTGGTGCTCGGCCTCGCGCAGGTGGCGGTGTACCTGTCCGGCTCGATCGGCAGCATGCCGCTGTTCCTGCTGGCCTCGATGATCTCCGGTTTCGGCGGCGGCGCGATCTTCCCGCTGTTCGCGGCGATGACGGCGGACTTCTACGGCGAGAACAACAACGCCAGCAACTACGGCCTGGTCTACAGCTCGAAGCTGATCTCGGGCCTGGTCGGCTCCGGTGTCGGCGCGATGGTCGTGGTGGCGTGGGGTTACGGCGGCGCGTTCTTCCTCGCGGGCGGGACGAGCCTGCTGGCGGCCGCGCTCAGCCTGCTGCTCCGGCAGCCTGGGCGCTCGCGTTCGCGGACGCCGAAGCGTGAGCAGGAGCTGAACCCGGCCTAATGCCGCGTGCCGTCCGTCTGGACACGCGTGTCGTCCGTCCGATCACGCGAGATCGCCGTTCAGTCGTCCTTCGGGCGTTCGTGGAAGGCCTGCCTGGTGCGCTCGGTGTGCTGGTTCATGATCCGTTCGGCGGCGACGGGGTCACCGGTGGCGATGGCCTTGATCAGGTCCTCGTGCTCCTGCCAGGCGTCGTGGCTGCGCGGACGGGCGATCGGGGTGTAGTACCAGCGGACCCGGCGGTCGACCATGCCGATCATCTCGGCGAGGACGGCGTTGCCGGACAGCTCGGTGATGAACGCGTGGAGTGCGGCGTTGGCCGCGACGAGGCCTTCGGTGTCGTCGGCGGCCAACGCCTCCAGCCCGGTCTTCTGCAGTTCCCACAGGCGTTCGACGTCTTCGCCGCCGGCCCTGTCGGCGGCGAGACGGGCGGAGTGCGCCTCCAGCACGGTGCGCACGCTGAGCAGTTGATCGGCTTCTTCGTCGGTGGGCATGTGCACGAAGGCGCCCTGCGCGGGGCGGAGGTCGACCCAGCCCTCGCTCTGCAGGCGCTGCAACGCTTCGCGGACCGGCTGGCGGCTGACGCCCAGGTACTCGGCGAGGTCCGCCTCGACCAGGTGCTGGCCGGGTTCGAGGGTCCGGTTGATGATCAGCTCCGCGAGCGCTTCGTAGACGACCTGGCGCAGGGGAGCGGGCCGCTCGACGCGTTTGGCCGTCGCCGGGTTGAGCGTGCCCTTGGCGCGGCGGCCGGTGGGGCCGCGGTCGGGCAGGGGTGAAACGGGCTGGCTCACAGGACCTCCGGATGACTCGTCCGGTTCAGGATACAGGTTTTGGTATGCAAAATCCCGACATTCGCCCCTCTGCTCCGCATTTCGTCCTCTGAGTGCGGCCCGGTGCAGTGCTTGGAGGCGTAACTCGCGTGATCGGAGGCCGAACTCGCGTGCTTGGAGGCGTAACTCGCCGGACCTGGCGCATTGAGAGGACGAAATGCGGGAGGGGTTGGCGCGACGACCATCTACAGGATACTGTATGCAATCTGGTCTTCGGCTGAGCGGGAGGCACGTCATGAAGGTCGCTGTTCTGGGTGCGGGCGCGATCGGCGCGTACGCCGGCGCCGCGCTCCACCGAGGCGGGGCGGAGGTCCACCTCATCGCGAGACGGGCGCACGGCGAAGCGATGCGCGCGCACGGCGTGCGGGTGCTCAGCCCGCGCGGGAACTTCACCGTCCGCCCCCATGTCACCGACGATCCGGCGCAGGTCGGACCGGTCGACTTCGTCTTCCTCGGCCTGAAGGCGAATTCGTACGCCTCCTGCGGTCCGCTGATCGCGCCGCTGCTGGGCGAGGACACCGCGATCGTGGCCGCGCAGAACGGGATCCCGTGGTGGTACTTCCACGGCCTGACCGGGCATCCGCTGGAGAACCGCCGGATCGAGACGGTCGACCCCGGGGCGCGGTGAGCGAGGTCCTCGAACTGCGCCGCGCGATCGGCTGCGTCGTCTACTGCTCGACGGTGATCGAGGAGCCGGGCGTGATCCGGCATCTCGAAGGAACCCGGTTCGCTTTGGGGGAGCCGAAAGGCGGCGTCACGTCCCGGTGCGCGGCGCTCGCCGACGCGATGATCGCGGGCGGGCTGAAGGCCCCGGTCGAACTCGACCTGCGCGACGAGATCTGGGTCAAGCTCATGGGCAATGTCGCCTTCAACCCCCTCAGCGCGCTGACCAGGGCGACCATGGTCCAGATATGCGAGCATCCGGACACTCGCGAGCTCGTCGCCGCGATGATGAACGAGACCCTCGCGATCGCCCGTGCCGCGGGCAGCGATCCCCAGGTGTCGGTCGAGAAACGCATCAACGGCGCCTGGCGCGTCGGCCACCACAAGACGTCGATGCTGCAAGACCTCGAGGCGGGCAAGCCGTTGGAGGTCGACGCGATCATCGGCGCCGTCGTCGAGCTCGCGGAGCTGACCGGCGTACCCGCCCCCGCGTTGCGCCACGTCCACGCCGCGATCGGCCTGCTCGGCCAGACCGCGAACGCCGTTCCCGTCGGAGCGCACTGAATCGGAGGAACCCGATGAAGCGCAAGAACACCGAGCCGTACGTCCGGCTCACCCAGCCCCTGGTCCGCGATTCGGGCGTGCTGCGCCCGGCGAGCTGGGAGGAGGCGCTGGAGCGCGCCGCCGCCGGGTTCCGGCGCACGCTCGACACCAAAGGGCCCGAAGCCTTCGGCATGTTCTCCTGTGCCAGGGCGACCAACGAGATGAACTACGTCGCACAGAAGTTCACGCGGTCGGTGATCGGCACCAACAACGTCGACTCGTGCAATCGCACCTGTCACGCGCCGAGCGTCGCCGGGCTGGCGCGAGTGTTCGACAGCGGCGGCGGGACGTCGTCGTATCAGGAGATCGAGGACGCCGACGTCATCGTCGTCTGGGGCGGCAACCCCCGCGAAGCCCACCCGATCTTCTTCCAGCACGTGCTCAAGGCCGTCCACCGCGGCGCGAAACTGTTCGTGATCGACCCGCGCCGGACCAGCACCGCGAGCTGGGCGCACCGGCAACTCCAGCTGCACGTCGGCACCGACATCCCGCTGGCGCACGCGATCGCGCGCGAGATCATCCATTCCGGACTGGCCAACACCGCCTTCATCGAACGGGCCACCGAAGGGTTCGCCGAGTTCGCGGCCTCCGTCGAGCCATGGACGCTGGAAGCCGCCGAGGAGACGACCGGCGTCCCGGCCGAGCTGATCCGCGAACTCGCGCACACCTACGCCCGCGCCGACCGCGGCCAGCTGTCGTGGACGCTCGGGATCACCGAGCACCACAACGGCACCGACAACGTCCTGTCCCTGATCAATCTCGCGCTGCTGGCCGGACACGTCGGCCGGTACGGCGCGGGGCTGAATCCGTTGCGCGGGCAGAACAACGTCCAGGGCGGCGGGGACATGGGCGCCATCCCGGACCGGATGCCGGGGTTCCAGAACATCCTCGACGCGGACGTCCGGGCGAAGTTCGACGCGGCCTGGGGTTCGAACATACCGCCACACAAGGGACTCAACCTCACGCAGATGCTCGACGCGATGGAACGCGGCGACCTGACCTGCGTCTACATCATCGGCGAGAACCCGGTCCAGTCCGAAGCGGACTGTGAGCACACGATCAAACGTCTGTCCAATGTGGAACACCTGGTGGTGCAGGACATCTTCCTCACCAAGACCGCACAGCTGGCGGACGTCGTGCTGCCCGCTTCGGCCGCGTGGTGCGAATCGGACGGCACCTTCACCAACAGCGAACGCCGCGTCCAGCGGGTCCGCAAGGCGCTCGAACCCCCGGAGGGCGCGCGAGACGACATCCAGCTGCTGTGCGAGCTCGCCCGGCGCCTCGGCCACGACTGGGATTACCAGGGCGGCGAGGAGGTCTGGAACGAACTCCGGACGTTGTCGCCGATGCACGCCGGGATGAGCTACGCGCGCTTGGAGGAGCTCGGCGGCATCCAGTGGCCCTGCTATCGCGAGGACGAGCTCGAACCGACGTTCCTGCACGGCAGGCTCTGGGAAGAGGATCCGGCGAAACGCGGCAGGCCGGCGCCGTTCACCGTGATCGCCCACAGCCCGCCGGTGGACCTGCTGACCGAGGACTTCCCGATCCGGCTGACCACCGGACGGCGGCTGGACTCCTACAACACCGGCGTCCAGTCCGGCGGTTTTCCCTCGCCGCTGCGCCGAGGGAGACCCTCGACCTGTGTCCGGCGGACGCGATGCGGCTCGGGGTCGCCGAGGACGAGGTCGTGCGGATCTCGTCCCGCCGCGGCGAGATCGAGGCACCGGTCCGGATCGACGAGGGGCTGCGTCCCGGTCTGGCGTTCATGACCTTCCATTTCCCGGACGAGATCGACGTCAACGTCATCACCATCGAGGCGACCTGTCCGGTCGCGGGAACGGCCGAGTACAAGGCCGCCGCGATCCGGGTCGAAAAGCTGCCCGTCACCGTGTGAGGAGTCCGGAATGGACCTGCGTTTCCTGAACGCCGAACCGACGGACGCCGAACGGCACGCCGTCGACGCGCTCGGAGCCGGAAGCCGCGATCAGCTGCTTCCCGCGTTGCACGCCGTGAACGACCGGGTCGGTTGGATCAGTCAGGGAGCGTTGAACCACATCTGCCGCCGGCTGAACGTCCCGCCGGCGGAAGCCTATGGTGTCGCGAGTTTCTACGCGTTGTTCTCGCTCAAGGAACGGCCGCCGCGCGTGATCCACGTCTGCACGGACCTGGCATGCCGGGTCAACGGCGCGGAGGCGGTGACCGACACCTTCGACGCCGCGGGAATCGCCTGGCATCGCAGCCCGTGCCTGGGCGTCTGCGAACGCGCTCCGGCGGCGCTGGCCTTCGAGGCAGGCGATCCGGCCGAGCTGAGATTGCTCGCTCCGGCCACCCCGGGTGAGCTCACCCGCGAACCCTCCGGCTGGACGGAAGCCCCGGCTTCCGTTCCGCAGCAAGGGGAACCAGGGCTGCGCCTGCTGCGCCGGGTCGGGGTCGTCGGGCCCGGGAGCCTGGACGCCTATCGTGCGGCAGGTGGCTACGCGGCGTTGAGGAACGCGTTGCTGCTCGGACCGGCCGGGGTCATCCGCGAGGTGACCGATTCGGGGCTGATGGGCCGGGGCGGGGCGGCGTTCCCGACGGGCCGGAAGTGGGACGCCGCCGCCCGGCAGCCCGAACGGACCCGGTACCTGGTGTGCAACGCCGACGAGAGTGAACCGGGCACGTTCAAGGACCGCGTGCTGATCGAGGGCGATCCGTTCGCGCTCGTCGAAGCGATGACGATCGCCGCGTTCGCCATCGGGGCGCAAAAAGGATACGTCTACCTACGCGGCGAGTACCCGCGCGCGCTGAGGATGCTGAGCGACGCCATCGACACGGCTCGCGAAAGAGGATTCCTGGGCGAGAACATCCTGGGACGGCAAGGGTTCTCGTTCGACATCGAGATCAGGCGCGGTGCGGGCGCCTACATCTGCGGCGAGGAGACGGCGATCTTCAACTCGATCGATGGCTTTCGCGGCGAGCCGAGATCGAAGCCGCCGTTCCCGGTCGAGAAGGGGCTGTTCGGCAAGCCCACAGTGGTGAACAACGTCGAGACCCTGGTCAACATCCCGCTGATCCTCACCGAAGGCTGCGAGGCGTATCGCCGCATCGGGACCGAACGTTCGACCGGGCCGAAGCTGTTCTGCCTGTCCGGCAACGTCCGGCGCCCCGGCGTGTACGAAGTGCCGTTCGGGACGACGCTGGCGGAGCTGCTCGAACTGGCCGGGGGAGTGCCGGAGGGCCGTGAACTGCGGGCCGTCCTGCTTGGCGGCGCGGCGGGTGGTTTCGTGCGCCCGGACGAAACCACCCTGCCGCTGACCATGGAGGACGCGCGCGCCGCGGGAACCACGCTGGGTTCCGGGGTCGTGCTCGCGCTCGACGACCAGGCCGACCTCGGCGGGTTCCTGTTGCGGATCGCGGCGTTCTTCCGGGACGAGTCGTGTGGGCAATGCGTGCCGTGCCGGATCGGCACCGTGCGGCAGGAGGAGGCGCTGCACCGGATCGTCGGCGGCCGCAGGCTCGGTACCGGCGGCGACGACCTCGCGCTGCTGCGCGAAGTCGGCCAGGTGATGCGGGATTCGTCCATCTGCGGACTGGGCCAGACCGCCTGGAACGCCATCGAGTCGGCGATCGACCGGCTCGGCGCACTGGAGGAGCGATCGTGAGCATTGTCGGATTGGGACTCCCGAGCCGGCTCGTCGAGTTCACTGTGGACGGTGAGGCCGTCAGGGTTCCCGAAGGATCCACGATCCTGGACGCCTGTGCCGCGGCGGGCAAGGACATCCCGACGCTCTGCCACGGAGACACCCTCGAGCCGGCGAACGCCTGTCGCGTCTGCATGGTGGAGGTCGAAGGTTCACGCACGCTCGTGCCGTCCTGCTCCCGCAAGGCGGAACCGGGCATGGTGGTGCGGACCGAGACCGACCGGACGAGGCTCAGCCGCAAGGTGGTGCTCGAACTCCTCGGATCGGCGACGGATCTGTCCACCACACCCGGCGTCGCGGGCTGGATGGCCGAATGCGGAGCGGAACCCGAGCGGTTCGGCCCGCCCGCGCCCCCTTCGGACGATCGCGACGACCGCCGCCCCGGCGAACACGAGATCCCGGACGGGCTGACGGCGGCGACCGTGCGCCAGCCGGTCAAAGTGGACAACGAGCTCTACGTCCGCGACTACGGGAAATGCATCCAGTGCTACAAATGCGTCGACGCGTGCGGCGAGCAGTGGCAGAACACGTTCGCCATCACCATGGCGGGGCGCGGTTTCGACGCGCGGATCTCGACGGAGTTCGCGAACCCGCTGCCGGACAGCGCGTGTGTCTACTGTGGAAACTGCGTCGAGGTCTGCCCGACCGGCGCGCTGAGTTTCAAACGCGAGCACGACAAGCGCGAGGACGGTACCTGGGACGAGTCGCGGCAGACCGCCACGACCACCATCTGCACCTTCTGCGGGGTCGGCTGCTCCTTGACGCTGCACGTCCAGGACAACGAGATCGTCAAGGTGACCTCGCCCCACGAGAGTTCGGTGACCCACGGGAACCTCTGCATCAAGGGTCGCTTCGGCTGGCAGCACGTCCAGAACCGCTGAGTCTCGCCAGGGTGCGTGACCGGATGGCCGACACGCGTGATCAGACGGACGACACGTGTGTCGGCCATCCAGTCACGTGTGTCGTCCACCTGATCACACGCGCCGTCCCCGCGGACACGCGAGACCGCTGAACCTCGCGACCGGCCGTACCCGCGCTCGACCGCCTCTGCCGGTATACCGCCCGTTGACCTGGACAGGTCAGCGGGCTATTCTCGATATACGAAAGAAAGTTTCCGCAGAGCGAAATTGCAGAGGTTTCGATGGCTGATCTTGCCGGTTCGCGTCACGCACTGCCCTACGTGCTGAACCTGTCGCTGGTCTTCACCGAGTTGCCGCTGCTCGACCGGGCGGAGGCGGCGCGCGCGGCGGGCTTCACCGCGGTCGAGTACTGGTGGCCGTTCGAGACGCCGGTGCCGGAGGCCGCCGAGGTCGACGCGTTCGTGGCGTCGGTCGAGCGGGCGGGTGTCGCGGTGACCGGGCTGAACTTCTTCCCCGGCGACATGGCGGGTGGTGATCGTGGCCTGGTCACCTGGCCCGGTCGCGAGGACGAGTTCGCCCGCGGTATCGCTTCCGCGATCGATCTCGGCGAGCGGCTCGGCTGCCGCCGGTTCAACGCGCTCTACGGCAACCGGGTCGACGGCGCGGATCCGGCCGCGCAGGACAAGCTCGGCTTGTCGAACCTGGCGCTCGCGTCGGACGCGGCCGCGCGGATCGGCGCGGAGATCGTCCTCGAGCCTTTGTCAGGGGCGGAGAAGTACCCGCTCAAGACCGCGGACGACGTACTGAAGGTGCTCGACGAACTCGGGCGGGACAACGTGAAGCTGCTGGCCGACCTGTACCACCTGGCGGTCAACGGTGACGACCTCGACACGGTCACGACCGTCCACACCGGACGGATCGGCCATGTGCAGATCGCCGATGCCCCAGGGCGCCACCAGCCGGGGACCGGAACGCTGGACATCGAGGGATACCTGGAAAAGCTGCAGACGGCGGGCTACCGCGGGCAGGTCGGCGTGGAGTACAAACCCGACGGGCCGAGCGCGGATTCGCTGTCGTGGCTGCCTTTCGAACGAAGGGGACTGGCATGACCAAGCTGGGATTCATCGGCCTGGGGATCATGGGCGGGCCGATGGCGGGACATCTCGTCGCCGCCGGCCACGAGGTGAGCGGATTCGACACGAACGCGGACGCGCTCGCCAGGCTGGAAGCCGCGGGCGGCCGCGCCGCGAACGGGGTGACCGACGCCGTGGCGGACGCGGAAGTCGTCATCACCATGCTGCCGAACCATCCGCAGGTCGAGGCGGTCGTGCTGGCGGCGGGCGGAGTGCTGGAATCGGCGAAGCCCGGCACGCTGCTGATCGACATGAGCACCATCAGGCCGGAGACCTCCATCGAGGTGGCCGAGCGGGCCGGTGAACGCGAGATCCGGGTGCTCGACGCGCCCGTTTCCGGCGGCCAGGCCGGGGCCGAGCAGGCCTCACTGTCCATTATGGTCGGTGGTGAGGCCGACGACTTCGCCGCCGGGCTCCCGATCCTGGAGTCGGTCGGCAAGACGATCGTCCATGTCGGGCCGCACGGCGCCGGCCAGGTCGTCAAGGCCGCGAACCAGCTGGTCGTCGGCGGCACGTACGGGCTGATCGCCGAAGCCATCGTGCTGCTGGAAGCCTCGGGCGTGGACGCCGGCGTCGGACTGGACGTCCTCGCGGGCGGCCTCGCGGGCAGCCGGATCCTCGAACTGAAGCGGAAGTCCATGGTGGCGAGGGAATTCGCGCCGGGTTTCCGGATCGACCTGCACCACAAGGACATGGGCATCGCGCTCGCCGCCGCCAGGCAGGCCGACGTCGCGCTGCCGCTCACCGGGCTGGTCGCCCAGCTCGTCGCCGCCGGACGGGCGATGGGCCACGGCTCGCTCGATCACTCCGCCCTGCTGAAGGTCGTCGAATCGCTGTCCGGCGCGGAAAACAAGGAGTGACGCATGCCCAGAATCCCCGCCATGCAGGCCGTCGTCGACGTCCTGGTCAGTGAGGGCGTCGACACCGCTTTCGGTTGTCC from Amycolatopsis sp. EV170708-02-1 includes:
- a CDS encoding OFA family MFS transporter, which codes for MTSSTAAQPPGAYKEVIDSNGRIYRVGETDRDIMGRPRWTMVILPWVAMMAISSSEYAFTSAEETLSAAHGWHGATIFWLLGVWVFFQAIVAFPAGKMRENGTLPAKAAMLLGAVGTLLAYLSLAYAPSEIWAYLGFGFFGGGGAGLVYATCVNMVGKWYPERRGGKTGFVNGGFAYGSVPFIFLFTSYMDLSNFSGVLLVVGIFLAAVVGVSGFYFQDPPKNWWPAHVDPLKVSDDPRVRRSLQKNPPAVKQYTPKEALRTGMLPLMWFCLLCTAGVNIFGIAMQVPFGNEMGFAGGIVALAMSLKAIINGTGRGVIGWISDRYGRRQTLFMVCVVLGLAQVAVYLSGSIGSMPLFLLASMISGFGGGAIFPLFAAMTADFYGENNNASNYGLVYSSKLISGLVGSGVGAMVVVAWGYGGAFFLAGGTSLLAAALSLLLRQPGRSRSRTPKREQELNPA
- a CDS encoding 2Fe-2S iron-sulfur cluster-binding protein yields the protein MSIVGLGLPSRLVEFTVDGEAVRVPEGSTILDACAAAGKDIPTLCHGDTLEPANACRVCMVEVEGSRTLVPSCSRKAEPGMVVRTETDRTRLSRKVVLELLGSATDLSTTPGVAGWMAECGAEPERFGPPAPPSDDRDDRRPGEHEIPDGLTAATVRQPVKVDNELYVRDYGKCIQCYKCVDACGEQWQNTFAITMAGRGFDARISTEFANPLPDSACVYCGNCVEVCPTGALSFKREHDKREDGTWDESRQTATTTICTFCGVGCSLTLHVQDNEIVKVTSPHESSVTHGNLCIKGRFGWQHVQNR
- a CDS encoding GntR family transcriptional regulator — translated: MSQPVSPLPDRGPTGRRAKGTLNPATAKRVERPAPLRQVVYEALAELIINRTLEPGQHLVEADLAEYLGVSRQPVREALQRLQSEGWVDLRPAQGAFVHMPTDEEADQLLSVRTVLEAHSARLAADRAGGEDVERLWELQKTGLEALAADDTEGLVAANAALHAFITELSGNAVLAEMIGMVDRRVRWYYTPIARPRSHDAWQEHEDLIKAIATGDPVAAERIMNQHTERTRQAFHERPKDD
- a CDS encoding NAD(P)H-dependent oxidoreductase subunit E, with the translated sequence MDLRFLNAEPTDAERHAVDALGAGSRDQLLPALHAVNDRVGWISQGALNHICRRLNVPPAEAYGVASFYALFSLKERPPRVIHVCTDLACRVNGAEAVTDTFDAAGIAWHRSPCLGVCERAPAALAFEAGDPAELRLLAPATPGELTREPSGWTEAPASVPQQGEPGLRLLRRVGVVGPGSLDAYRAAGGYAALRNALLLGPAGVIREVTDSGLMGRGGAAFPTGRKWDAAARQPERTRYLVCNADESEPGTFKDRVLIEGDPFALVEAMTIAAFAIGAQKGYVYLRGEYPRALRMLSDAIDTARERGFLGENILGRQGFSFDIEIRRGAGAYICGEETAIFNSIDGFRGEPRSKPPFPVEKGLFGKPTVVNNVETLVNIPLILTEGCEAYRRIGTERSTGPKLFCLSGNVRRPGVYEVPFGTTLAELLELAGGVPEGRELRAVLLGGAAGGFVRPDETTLPLTMEDARAAGTTLGSGVVLALDDQADLGGFLLRIAAFFRDESCGQCVPCRIGTVRQEEALHRIVGGRRLGTGGDDLALLREVGQVMRDSSICGLGQTAWNAIESAIDRLGALEERS
- a CDS encoding 2-hydroxy-3-oxopropionate reductase, yielding MTKLGFIGLGIMGGPMAGHLVAAGHEVSGFDTNADALARLEAAGGRAANGVTDAVADAEVVITMLPNHPQVEAVVLAAGGVLESAKPGTLLIDMSTIRPETSIEVAERAGEREIRVLDAPVSGGQAGAEQASLSIMVGGEADDFAAGLPILESVGKTIVHVGPHGAGQVVKAANQLVVGGTYGLIAEAIVLLEASGVDAGVGLDVLAGGLAGSRILELKRKSMVAREFAPGFRIDLHHKDMGIALAAARQADVALPLTGLVAQLVAAGRAMGHGSLDHSALLKVVESLSGAENKE
- a CDS encoding hydroxypyruvate isomerase family protein is translated as MADLAGSRHALPYVLNLSLVFTELPLLDRAEAARAAGFTAVEYWWPFETPVPEAAEVDAFVASVERAGVAVTGLNFFPGDMAGGDRGLVTWPGREDEFARGIASAIDLGERLGCRRFNALYGNRVDGADPAAQDKLGLSNLALASDAAARIGAEIVLEPLSGAEKYPLKTADDVLKVLDELGRDNVKLLADLYHLAVNGDDLDTVTTVHTGRIGHVQIADAPGRHQPGTGTLDIEGYLEKLQTAGYRGQVGVEYKPDGPSADSLSWLPFERRGLA